A window of the Teredinibacter franksiae genome harbors these coding sequences:
- a CDS encoding hybrid sensor histidine kinase/response regulator, which produces MRQSKLIVKACKHLAFSVCVLLAYAHPNLHAQQVEQPTNLSFRHIQQSKLEAIGYINAMTQDATGFMWFGGSNGLARYDGTQLKIYRTDERDTNSLSHNNVYALLIDSQGNLWAGTRDGLNLYRPNTDSFTVFRQPHSNSSESPNDDIRSLLEDTKGHIWLGTRKGLYSFNPQEKTYNAYQLSTVVDSSMGDNIVWTITQDQEGILWVGTRDYGISRFNLLTKLFHTYHLSNPQEPDKKFDDIRRLFVDSRNRVWAATYGGGIFIFDRTSDSFRPFDHAVHQEDKSPIVWDFLEDKEGNIWIADGRGLTLVNESKNHRSRFSHANNDPSSPGNFVPTRLYQDLAGDIWVGYFPSGIDLVDHQAAVFNNFTHQPSNPQSVSDGGVLSSWEDKAGNLWVGAGYGLNYVDHTNGDISHTLYQPDNPEGLSGNTVLSILEDKQETLWLGVWSGGLNRRDKGSETFRHYHPEPQNHWSLLGKEPWALMVDHQERLWIGTEAGVNRYNPEEDNFIRYLPRQDQMDGDSALYTRALLQDSSERIWVGTIRGLYKLNPNTHQFIRYRNTSDDPQSLSNDYVISLYEDSQKRIWAGTHGGGLNLFNPETGRFKTYTVNQGLADNVVTSIIEDDDGMLWLSTQLGLSRFDPQREKFRNYNTGHGLSGNLFNNNTALKTRDGKLFFGNSRGFVLFDPKQLQANQYQPPVVFTGLRIFNRPVSHLTADSLLEKPIERTDSIEISKSQSMVTVEFAALNFRSPELNSYAYWLEDFDRDWLYVGNNRQATYTNLDSGNYTLHVKAANNDGIWSEQKTSLHIHVSPPLWQTWWAYVAYCLSALIACYAMLATLFNREAMSKQKVLNDRLQEVDRLKDQFLANTSHKLRTPLSSMTGLAESLLRSPAKNLDDDTRKHLVAITKSGKQLSRLVNEVIDYSQLADNKLKLNFQSVDIYILTDLVFSLITPLLAGKPLRLINALSPNMPRVLADEERLQQILINLLSNAIKYTDEGFITVSGELQAAHINIAVEDSGIGIAEDRIETIFYPFQHTNTDPDTRVAGTSLGLTVCRKLVELHGGTIKVRSALGSGSEFIFDLPLADKNTIQKLSGIHPENERPSHKLEQSISARTIFQRTPQGLPGSENYSKLTPPEAAAEYTILIVDDDTASRMVLNAMLSAWKYQVREAVSGEEALQIMNSDSSIDLVILDVIMPGMNGYKTCEKIREFAPLNQLPILFLSASNRDREVLTGYSAGGNDYLSKPVSSVELMSKVSLHLKLSHRVRAK; this is translated from the coding sequence ATGCGCCAGTCGAAATTGATTGTTAAAGCCTGTAAGCATTTAGCCTTTAGTGTCTGTGTGCTGCTTGCCTATGCTCACCCGAACTTACATGCTCAGCAGGTAGAACAACCCACGAACCTATCATTCCGGCATATTCAGCAAAGCAAGCTTGAAGCCATTGGGTACATTAATGCAATGACTCAAGATGCCACAGGCTTTATGTGGTTTGGTGGCTCTAATGGTCTCGCTCGCTATGACGGCACGCAGTTAAAGATATACCGTACCGATGAACGGGACACAAACTCACTCTCCCACAACAATGTTTACGCACTGCTCATCGACAGCCAGGGCAACCTTTGGGCCGGGACCCGTGATGGCCTGAACCTCTATCGACCTAATACTGACAGCTTTACGGTTTTTCGTCAGCCCCATTCAAACAGTAGCGAATCCCCCAATGACGATATTCGCAGTTTACTTGAAGACACCAAAGGGCATATCTGGCTCGGTACCCGAAAAGGACTGTACTCCTTTAACCCACAGGAAAAAACCTACAACGCCTACCAGTTGTCCACTGTTGTTGACTCATCCATGGGTGACAACATCGTCTGGACCATTACCCAAGACCAAGAAGGTATCCTATGGGTGGGTACCCGTGACTACGGTATCAGCCGCTTTAACCTGCTGACTAAGCTGTTTCATACCTACCACCTCAGTAACCCACAAGAACCAGACAAAAAATTCGACGATATTCGCCGACTATTTGTCGACAGCCGCAACCGCGTATGGGCCGCCACCTATGGCGGTGGCATATTTATTTTCGACCGCACCTCAGACAGCTTTCGGCCATTCGATCACGCCGTTCATCAGGAAGACAAAAGTCCGATTGTATGGGATTTTCTGGAAGATAAAGAAGGTAACATTTGGATAGCTGACGGCCGCGGCCTAACCCTGGTAAACGAAAGCAAAAACCATCGCTCACGCTTCAGTCACGCCAACAACGACCCCAGCTCACCGGGTAATTTCGTACCCACACGGTTGTATCAGGATCTAGCCGGGGATATTTGGGTGGGCTACTTTCCCTCCGGTATCGACTTGGTGGACCATCAGGCCGCGGTGTTCAATAATTTCACCCATCAGCCCAGCAACCCTCAAAGTGTCAGCGATGGCGGCGTGCTATCGTCGTGGGAGGACAAAGCCGGAAACCTGTGGGTTGGCGCCGGTTACGGCCTTAATTATGTTGATCACACCAATGGCGACATTTCCCACACCCTCTACCAGCCAGACAACCCCGAAGGCCTCAGCGGCAATACCGTACTATCGATACTTGAGGACAAGCAGGAAACGCTATGGCTCGGCGTTTGGTCCGGCGGATTAAACCGCCGGGATAAAGGCAGCGAAACCTTTCGCCACTACCACCCGGAACCACAAAATCACTGGTCGCTGCTAGGGAAAGAGCCCTGGGCGCTGATGGTGGACCACCAAGAAAGGCTGTGGATAGGCACCGAAGCGGGGGTCAACCGTTACAACCCCGAGGAAGACAATTTCATCCGCTACCTGCCACGTCAGGATCAGATGGATGGCGACTCAGCTCTCTACACGCGTGCCCTACTGCAAGACTCCAGCGAACGAATATGGGTGGGTACAATACGAGGGCTTTACAAACTAAACCCCAATACTCACCAGTTTATTCGCTACCGTAACACCTCCGACGATCCGCAATCCCTCAGTAACGATTACGTCATCTCGCTGTACGAAGATTCACAAAAACGTATTTGGGCCGGCACCCACGGAGGAGGGTTAAATTTATTTAACCCCGAAACGGGCCGATTTAAGACGTACACAGTTAATCAGGGGCTGGCGGATAACGTCGTCACCAGTATTATCGAAGACGACGATGGAATGCTGTGGCTCAGCACACAACTGGGCCTCAGCCGATTTGACCCACAAAGGGAAAAGTTTCGTAACTACAACACCGGTCACGGCCTTTCAGGCAACCTATTCAACAATAACACCGCCCTCAAAACCCGCGATGGCAAACTGTTTTTCGGCAACAGCCGAGGGTTTGTACTGTTCGACCCAAAACAATTACAAGCCAATCAATATCAACCACCTGTGGTCTTCACCGGCCTGCGTATATTCAATCGTCCGGTCTCCCACCTCACAGCGGATTCACTGCTGGAAAAACCCATTGAACGTACCGACTCAATTGAAATTAGCAAGAGTCAATCAATGGTTACGGTGGAATTCGCCGCACTTAACTTCCGCTCGCCAGAACTCAACAGCTACGCCTACTGGCTAGAAGACTTCGACCGCGACTGGCTTTATGTGGGCAACAACCGCCAGGCAACTTACACCAACCTCGACAGCGGCAATTACACCCTGCACGTGAAAGCCGCTAACAATGACGGCATCTGGAGCGAGCAGAAAACCAGCCTACACATACACGTAAGCCCTCCCTTGTGGCAAACCTGGTGGGCTTATGTGGCCTACTGCCTTAGCGCATTGATCGCATGCTACGCAATGCTAGCGACGCTGTTCAACAGGGAAGCCATGTCAAAACAGAAGGTCTTAAATGACCGCCTACAGGAAGTTGACCGGCTCAAGGACCAATTTCTGGCAAACACCTCTCACAAGTTGCGCACCCCGCTAAGCAGCATGACCGGGCTGGCAGAATCACTGTTGCGCTCGCCCGCGAAAAACCTAGACGACGACACCCGCAAGCACCTTGTGGCTATTACCAAAAGCGGCAAGCAATTGTCGCGGCTCGTCAATGAAGTGATTGATTACTCACAGCTCGCTGACAACAAGCTCAAGCTGAACTTCCAGTCGGTTGACATTTACATCCTCACCGACCTGGTTTTCTCTTTAATCACGCCGTTACTGGCGGGCAAGCCACTGCGTTTAATCAATGCGCTATCACCCAATATGCCGCGTGTACTAGCCGATGAGGAGCGCTTGCAACAGATCCTGATTAACCTGCTAAGTAACGCTATTAAGTACACAGACGAAGGCTTCATAACTGTAAGCGGAGAACTTCAGGCCGCGCATATCAATATAGCCGTGGAAGACAGTGGTATCGGCATCGCAGAAGACCGTATCGAGACCATTTTTTACCCGTTTCAACACACCAACACCGACCCGGACACGCGTGTTGCCGGCACCAGCCTGGGCTTAACTGTTTGCAGAAAACTTGTGGAGCTTCATGGCGGCACCATCAAAGTGCGTTCGGCATTAGGCTCCGGCTCGGAGTTTATTTTCGACCTGCCACTAGCCGACAAAAATACCATCCAAAAACTTAGCGGAATTCACCCGGAGAACGAACGCCCCAGCCACAAGCTGGAGCAGTCTATTTCGGCACGTACGATATTCCAAAGAACCCCGCAAGGGCTGCCAGGAAGCGAAAATTACTCCAAACTCACGCCGCCCGAAGCCGCTGCCGAATACACCATTTTGATCGTTGACGACGATACCGCCAGTCGCATGGTACTCAACGCCATGCTCAGCGCATGGAAGTATCAGGTGAGGGAAGCCGTATCCGGTGAAGAAGCACTGCAAATAATGAATAGCGACAGCAGCATCGACCTCGTTATTCTTGACGTCATTATGCCAGGCATGAATGGCTACAAAACCTGCGAAAAAATTCGAGAATTCGCGCCACTTAATCAGCTACCCATATTGTTTTTATCGGCGAGTAACCGCGATAGAGAGGTTCTTACCGGCTATTCCGCAGGCGGTAACGACTACCTTTCAAAACCTGTTTCCAGTGTTGAACTAATGTCTAAGGTGAGCTTACATTTAAAGCTGAGTCATAGAGTTAGAGCAAAGTAG
- the pfkA gene encoding 6-phosphofructokinase, which yields MVQRIGVLTSGGDAPGMNAAVRAVVRNGLHYGLEVYGIYNGYYGLYHDEIRQLDRRSVADTINRGGTFLGSARFPEFKDEAVRKDAIENLKKHGIEALVVIGGDGSYMGAKKLTEMGYPCIGIPGTIDNDVAGTDYTIGYFTALNTVLEAVDRLRDTSSSHKRISVVEIMGRYCGDLTIFSALGCGAEFAIVPEKPFDEEAFIGDIKVHVSEGKNHGIICITEHVTDVNALAKRIETETGLETRATILGHVQRGGAPTAFDRVLASRLGAYAVELLREGQGGRCVGMQANELVHHDIIDALENMNRPFKECLLDLCHRLA from the coding sequence ATGGTACAAAGAATTGGCGTTTTAACCAGTGGCGGTGATGCCCCTGGTATGAATGCGGCTGTCCGCGCGGTGGTACGTAACGGGTTACATTACGGTTTGGAAGTTTACGGTATCTACAACGGTTACTACGGCCTGTATCACGACGAAATCAGACAATTGGACCGACGCTCAGTTGCGGACACGATAAACCGCGGCGGTACTTTTTTGGGGTCGGCCCGTTTCCCAGAGTTTAAAGACGAAGCCGTGCGCAAAGACGCCATCGAAAACCTAAAAAAGCACGGTATTGAAGCTTTGGTGGTGATTGGTGGTGATGGCTCCTACATGGGGGCTAAAAAGCTCACTGAAATGGGCTACCCGTGTATTGGTATCCCTGGCACCATCGATAATGATGTAGCCGGAACTGATTACACTATAGGTTACTTCACCGCACTGAATACGGTACTTGAAGCCGTTGACCGTTTGCGTGATACCTCCAGCTCCCACAAGCGCATTTCGGTGGTTGAAATTATGGGCCGCTACTGTGGCGACCTTACAATCTTTTCCGCCTTAGGCTGCGGCGCTGAATTTGCGATTGTGCCAGAGAAGCCTTTTGACGAAGAGGCGTTTATCGGTGATATAAAAGTACATGTATCTGAAGGTAAGAATCACGGTATTATCTGTATAACTGAGCATGTGACCGACGTGAACGCATTGGCCAAGCGTATTGAAACTGAAACCGGCTTGGAAACACGGGCGACTATCCTTGGCCATGTTCAGCGTGGTGGTGCGCCAACAGCCTTTGACCGCGTGCTCGCAAGCCGTTTGGGTGCCTATGCGGTTGAGTTGTTACGTGAGGGGCAAGGTGGTCGTTGTGTGGGTATGCAAGCTAATGAGCTGGTGCACCACGATATCATCGATGCGCTTGAAAATATGAACAGACCCTTCAAGGAATGTTTGTTGGATCTGTGCCATAGGCTGGCCTAA
- a CDS encoding putative bifunctional diguanylate cyclase/phosphodiesterase yields the protein MSIKLFFLLTTITALVMSAFIGLRYYMVSTQLKMELDGRADEAALRVAESVSPSIWNIHQKLADGHYSSEVAQAILDAEMASELVIAISVYGNFGHLYLGRYKQPDGQLVSIDDKLDSRLADLRHYRIRQPIKSGSMTIGAVEVTYSIDSIESAINSGLLLELLQVAVVSMLVIGLLYWSLRQSLLLPIQSLQVARQSLNALSEGVILTHSDFNVIDMNAAYEEMTGYRKDELMGRRPMIKLMERSVDKTVWQQLRSGPQWSGEVVVRRKGKLSFPAKLNFNEVWHGGKLVCHVGIITNISMQKESENQLQRMAYFDSLTSLPNRPHFIKTLEHEIQVARRQDRSMGLLFIDLDNFKWINDHHGHAMGDKYLENVAGRLRKRVRNTDFIFRLGGDEFTTIATDICDEASLSILARDLIAVAAETIKLDGHKLSCGASIGIALYPRDADNAEQLIQRADTAMYQAKQDGGDQLVFFSSELENTRRSNRETDEALRQALPKNELMIYFQPKVHYVTSPPNGNVGGRDIASSRVQGAEALLRWFRPGYSILNPKDFIPIAEQSDLIVDIGHWVIRAACQQLARWKKTSLGALTIAVNLSPRQLRHDDFVGRLADTIVEFGVNPAQLELEVTESAVIENIDQSVDTLNQLKRLGVTIAMDDFGTGFSSLSYLKQLPIDVIKIDRSFINDLPNDDDDVVIVNAIFSMARAMNIKVVAEGIENYAQLQFLLGQGCECSQGFFHSRPLPAADFERWVGLFNMRIEKALSDSDSGPFHGRVGISPALTGGS from the coding sequence TTGTCGATAAAATTATTCTTTCTTCTCACCACCATCACCGCTTTGGTGATGAGCGCATTCATCGGGCTGCGCTATTACATGGTCTCTACCCAGCTCAAGATGGAGCTAGACGGTCGCGCTGATGAGGCGGCCTTGCGTGTTGCCGAATCGGTCTCGCCTTCTATTTGGAATATTCATCAAAAGCTAGCCGATGGCCACTATTCCTCGGAAGTTGCCCAGGCCATTCTCGATGCGGAAATGGCCTCGGAGTTAGTGATCGCTATCAGTGTTTATGGCAATTTTGGGCATCTTTATCTTGGGCGTTACAAGCAGCCCGACGGACAATTGGTCAGTATTGATGACAAGCTCGATTCTCGCTTGGCCGATCTGCGTCATTACCGTATTCGTCAGCCGATTAAGTCGGGTAGTATGACAATTGGTGCCGTGGAGGTTACCTACAGCATCGATAGCATTGAGTCGGCGATTAACAGCGGTTTGTTGCTGGAGTTACTGCAGGTGGCGGTGGTTAGCATGCTGGTTATCGGACTACTTTACTGGTCGCTGCGGCAATCGTTGCTATTGCCGATACAGTCGTTGCAGGTGGCCCGGCAGTCCCTTAATGCGTTATCCGAGGGCGTGATTCTTACCCATAGTGACTTTAATGTTATCGATATGAACGCGGCTTACGAGGAGATGACGGGCTACCGTAAAGACGAGCTTATGGGCCGACGCCCGATGATTAAGCTAATGGAACGCAGTGTTGATAAAACCGTGTGGCAGCAGTTGCGCAGTGGGCCACAGTGGTCTGGCGAAGTGGTGGTGCGCCGTAAGGGTAAGTTGTCGTTTCCCGCCAAGTTGAATTTCAACGAGGTCTGGCATGGCGGCAAGCTGGTTTGCCATGTGGGTATCATTACCAATATCAGCATGCAGAAAGAATCGGAAAACCAGTTACAGCGTATGGCGTATTTCGATTCTCTTACTTCACTGCCGAACCGTCCGCATTTTATTAAAACCCTTGAGCATGAAATTCAGGTTGCGCGTCGTCAGGACCGGTCCATGGGCTTGTTGTTTATCGACCTCGATAATTTTAAGTGGATAAATGACCATCACGGTCATGCCATGGGCGATAAGTACTTGGAGAATGTAGCCGGTCGGTTGAGAAAGCGAGTGCGGAATACCGACTTTATTTTTCGCCTTGGCGGTGATGAGTTTACGACCATTGCCACCGATATTTGTGACGAAGCCAGTTTGAGTATACTCGCACGCGACCTCATAGCGGTTGCCGCCGAAACGATAAAACTGGATGGCCACAAATTGTCGTGTGGCGCCAGTATCGGGATTGCTCTCTACCCGAGGGATGCAGACAATGCCGAGCAATTGATTCAGCGTGCGGACACCGCCATGTATCAGGCCAAGCAGGACGGCGGTGACCAGCTGGTTTTTTTCTCCAGCGAACTCGAGAACACTCGCCGCAGCAACCGGGAAACCGACGAAGCGCTGCGTCAGGCGTTGCCGAAAAATGAGTTGATGATTTATTTTCAGCCCAAGGTTCACTACGTTACCAGCCCGCCAAATGGCAATGTGGGTGGCCGTGATATAGCCAGTAGTCGTGTGCAGGGCGCGGAGGCGCTGTTGCGGTGGTTTCGTCCTGGGTACAGTATTCTCAACCCGAAGGATTTTATTCCGATAGCCGAGCAGAGTGACCTGATTGTGGATATTGGTCATTGGGTGATTCGTGCGGCCTGCCAGCAGTTAGCGCGCTGGAAAAAAACGTCGCTAGGGGCGTTGACGATTGCGGTAAACCTTTCTCCGCGCCAGTTGCGTCACGATGACTTCGTTGGTCGTCTGGCGGATACTATCGTTGAATTCGGCGTTAATCCCGCTCAATTAGAGCTTGAGGTGACCGAAAGCGCGGTGATTGAGAATATTGACCAGTCTGTTGATACGTTGAATCAGCTCAAGCGCTTAGGGGTCACCATTGCCATGGATGATTTTGGCACAGGCTTTTCTTCATTGAGCTATCTCAAGCAGTTACCCATAGATGTCATTAAAATTGATCGTTCGTTTATTAATGACCTTCCCAATGACGACGATGACGTGGTTATTGTGAATGCTATCTTCTCCATGGCTCGCGCTATGAACATTAAGGTGGTGGCCGAAGGTATTGAAAATTACGCACAATTACAGTTTTTACTCGGGCAGGGCTGTGAGTGTAGCCAGGGGTTTTTCCACTCGCGGCCCCTGCCAGCCGCTGATTTCGAACGCTGGGTAGGCTTATTTAATATGCGTATTGAGAAGGCCTTATCGGATTCTGACAGTGGCCCTTTTCACGGCAGAGTGGGCATTTCACCCGCATTAACCGGCGGTTCCTGA
- the dctP gene encoding TRAP transporter substrate-binding protein DctP — protein MLQTSFFAWLLTATFLLLSGLTGCGRESPVIYSWSLQSQAVKTSIDYQELESFCQSVLLMSGGRLEITPHPGGELTDGPDIFRAVSEGRIQMGNGWPNWWSGQHDAWSVLDSGPFGFMNLDASMMFFYVGAGTDIANELSLPQGVMWRPAWWAGMELGLLSREPIRGLDDLRGKKVRIGPGLPSEVLASASGAYTIPLVPEEIKLALESKDLDAVEWTTPSGALSLGIDSLVSYALTPAVWQPSVLSDFLINQQAYEQLPKDLREILEVGMRSFALTTTFKSKVADFDALTKLQQQGIAFARWSEEDLKRWRIHYNKVLLSYRERSEISDRLIREKQRFKEDFNQYYQWFGPY, from the coding sequence GTGTTGCAAACTTCGTTTTTTGCCTGGCTGCTGACAGCAACCTTTCTCTTGTTGAGTGGCCTTACCGGGTGTGGCCGTGAAAGCCCCGTCATTTACAGTTGGTCTCTACAGTCACAAGCGGTTAAAACCAGTATCGACTATCAGGAGCTGGAGAGCTTCTGCCAGTCGGTATTGTTGATGAGTGGCGGTCGGTTGGAGATTACACCGCACCCCGGTGGCGAACTTACCGATGGTCCGGATATCTTTCGTGCGGTAAGCGAGGGACGAATTCAGATGGGTAATGGTTGGCCCAATTGGTGGAGCGGCCAGCACGACGCTTGGTCGGTGCTTGATTCCGGGCCGTTCGGTTTTATGAACCTGGATGCGTCTATGATGTTTTTCTATGTGGGTGCAGGCACGGACATTGCCAATGAATTATCGCTTCCGCAGGGGGTAATGTGGCGCCCTGCATGGTGGGCCGGTATGGAGCTTGGGCTGTTGTCGCGTGAGCCGATTCGTGGGCTCGACGACCTGCGCGGGAAGAAAGTACGCATTGGACCTGGGCTACCGAGCGAAGTGTTAGCCTCAGCGTCGGGGGCGTATACCATTCCGCTGGTACCCGAAGAAATAAAATTGGCACTGGAGTCCAAAGACCTAGACGCGGTAGAGTGGACCACTCCGTCGGGAGCCTTATCGCTGGGCATCGACTCTTTGGTGTCTTACGCGCTGACACCTGCTGTTTGGCAGCCTTCAGTGTTGTCTGATTTTTTAATTAATCAGCAGGCCTACGAGCAGTTACCGAAGGATCTACGGGAAATTTTGGAAGTGGGTATGCGCTCGTTTGCGCTTACCACCACTTTTAAGTCAAAAGTTGCGGATTTTGATGCGCTCACCAAGCTTCAACAACAGGGCATAGCTTTTGCCCGGTGGTCCGAAGAGGATTTGAAGCGTTGGCGTATTCACTACAACAAGGTGCTTTTGTCCTACCGGGAGCGCAGCGAAATCAGTGACCGGTTAATCAGGGAGAAGCAACGGTTCAAGGAGGATTTTAATCAATACTATCAGTGGTTCGGGCCTTACTAA
- a CDS encoding Ni/Fe hydrogenase subunit alpha — MKESDLNSSSSASVEYSPERDIDINVPVMVRVEGEGALEFTAKNGEVEKLRLKIYEPPRLFEQFLEGQEYTQVPIMAARICGICPIAYQMTSIRAIERLFGVDPGPWVHDMRRIVQCGEWLQSHALHIHLLATPDFLGYDNAIAMAQDHPDTVKRGMKLQGLGNDLLTLLGGRSVHPIGLRVGGFYRAPEKREVSDLVDRLEDALDDARGVVEWTAGLSLPVDIQAFNCVAVHHDHEYGMNEGRVVSSMHQEVDFDEYPQRFREHQVKHSTAFYSTLDGEGYLVGPLARVNLNFEQLPQEVKNLCADVGLKFPSMNMFDNVRARALESYYSILEALRLLKDYQRPRQPYVEVTPRAGIARHCTEAPRGLIFHQFKIDGNGKVETACMIPPTSQNQASIESNLKNAVLEFGLDNSDDDLRMLCEKIIRNYDPCISCSTHFLNLTVHRK, encoded by the coding sequence ATGAAAGAGTCTGATTTAAATTCCAGTTCCAGTGCTAGCGTCGAATATAGTCCCGAACGGGATATCGACATAAATGTGCCTGTTATGGTTCGCGTTGAAGGTGAGGGTGCGCTCGAATTTACCGCAAAAAATGGTGAGGTAGAAAAGCTGCGCTTAAAAATCTACGAACCGCCGCGGCTTTTCGAACAGTTTTTGGAAGGTCAGGAGTATACGCAGGTGCCCATTATGGCCGCGCGTATTTGCGGTATTTGCCCCATCGCGTACCAGATGACTTCTATACGCGCTATAGAGCGTTTGTTTGGTGTAGACCCCGGTCCGTGGGTGCATGATATGCGTAGAATTGTGCAGTGTGGCGAGTGGTTGCAAAGCCATGCATTGCATATTCACTTGCTGGCAACGCCGGATTTTCTGGGATACGACAACGCGATTGCCATGGCCCAGGATCATCCGGATACAGTAAAACGAGGCATGAAACTGCAGGGCTTGGGTAATGATTTGTTGACGTTACTGGGGGGACGCTCCGTCCACCCGATTGGATTGCGGGTAGGCGGTTTTTATCGTGCCCCGGAAAAGCGAGAGGTGAGCGACCTGGTTGACCGGCTTGAAGACGCACTCGATGATGCCCGCGGTGTGGTGGAGTGGACGGCGGGCTTATCGTTGCCTGTTGATATACAGGCCTTTAACTGTGTGGCGGTGCATCACGACCATGAGTATGGCATGAACGAAGGGCGGGTGGTGTCCTCCATGCACCAAGAGGTGGACTTTGATGAATACCCACAGCGTTTTCGCGAACATCAGGTAAAGCATTCAACGGCGTTTTACTCTACTTTGGATGGTGAAGGTTATTTGGTAGGGCCTTTGGCGAGGGTTAATCTCAATTTCGAGCAGCTTCCTCAGGAGGTTAAAAACCTGTGTGCCGATGTGGGTTTGAAATTCCCGAGCATGAATATGTTTGATAATGTACGTGCGCGGGCACTTGAGAGCTACTACAGTATTCTTGAAGCATTGCGTTTATTGAAAGACTATCAGCGCCCGCGCCAGCCCTATGTGGAAGTAACACCCCGAGCAGGTATTGCTCGCCACTGTACCGAGGCGCCGCGTGGACTGATCTTCCATCAGTTCAAAATCGATGGTAATGGCAAGGTGGAGACGGCCTGCATGATTCCGCCCACGAGTCAGAACCAAGCGAGCATTGAATCTAACCTGAAAAATGCGGTGCTAGAGTTTGGGTTGGACAACAGTGACGATGACCTACGGATGTTGTGTGAAAAAATTATTCGTAATTACGATCCCTGTATTTCCTGTTCTACTCATTTCCTGAATTTAACGGTACACCGGAAATAA
- a CDS encoding NADH-quinone oxidoreductase subunit B family protein — MTIVIKKPRVSVHKFTSCSGCQLAFINMGEDLIKLTQLVDIIHFAEAGPLGPDEEVDISFIEGSITTPHDVERLESIREHSTFVITVGACATSGGIQALKNNADSDLWMRSVYAKPEYISSLSTSAAVKKHVKVDFELWGCPVDVKQMLAAVRQLLFGVAPLDLNEKVCQECKRRNTVCILVTKGEPCMGPVTRAGCGALCPSYGAACYACYGPAENANVEQLGKRFIGLGFTPNRVKQKFLSFHNATPEFSKANVFWADGEGVKL; from the coding sequence ATGACGATAGTAATAAAAAAACCACGTGTAAGTGTACATAAATTTACCTCCTGCTCGGGCTGTCAGTTGGCGTTTATTAATATGGGTGAAGATTTAATAAAACTCACACAACTGGTGGATATTATTCATTTTGCTGAAGCCGGCCCCCTTGGGCCAGACGAAGAGGTGGATATTAGTTTTATTGAGGGCTCTATTACCACCCCCCATGACGTTGAACGATTAGAAAGTATTCGTGAACACAGTACGTTTGTTATTACTGTAGGGGCCTGTGCGACGTCTGGTGGTATTCAGGCATTAAAAAATAACGCCGACAGTGATCTGTGGATGCGCTCTGTGTATGCCAAGCCAGAATATATTAGTTCGCTTTCCACTTCCGCTGCGGTTAAAAAGCATGTGAAAGTGGACTTTGAGCTCTGGGGTTGCCCGGTGGACGTTAAGCAAATGCTGGCGGCTGTGCGCCAGTTGTTGTTCGGCGTTGCACCATTAGATTTAAACGAAAAAGTATGCCAGGAATGTAAGCGACGCAATACAGTTTGTATATTGGTAACCAAAGGTGAGCCCTGTATGGGGCCTGTAACCCGCGCCGGGTGCGGTGCGCTCTGCCCTTCTTATGGCGCCGCCTGCTATGCCTGTTATGGCCCCGCCGAAAACGCTAATGTCGAGCAGTTGGGTAAACGCTTTATTGGCCTAGGGTTTACGCCAAATAGAGTGAAACAAAAATTTTTATCGTTCCACAATGCAACACCGGAATTTTCTAAGGCCAATGTTTTCTGGGCCGATGGGGAAGGGGTTAAATTATGA